In Carassius carassius chromosome 7, fCarCar2.1, whole genome shotgun sequence, one genomic interval encodes:
- the fip1l1b gene encoding pre-mRNA 3'-end-processing factor FIP1 isoform X1, translated as MSAEEADKTTTTDASAGDEEEEWLYGDEGESKETEEEEAKLTAAISATSAPPVTEEVTATTDNTTTTITTTTGNGVTSQVTYKTTEEAPGEDEDSESDSDDDDDDVRVTIGDIKTGAPQYAAYGGTPVNLNIKSAGSRAYGAGSKVKGIDLEAPGSINGVPVLEVDMESFEEKPWRKPGADLSDYFNYGFNEDTWKAYCEKQKRLRMGLDILNIGSTTSKISVQQGRTGNSEKEITVAAHAAKADFSSPSNLYKAGLNPARISPPHWAGPASQEMSYYTKVPGTIDVIGGQTATISRVEGRRRHNLEGNNIQVISEHPSSEAEPAKMPPPFFPPGPLPPNMPPPPFLPPPVSQAPPLIPPPRMPITVPPPNFPLPTGGPPPSLIPTMDNSGHPGGYDGRPVAPFPFPTGGFPPPMQGAVNPWPGLMDNPKQWDYYPRREKEREKERERERPRERVHERDHSPSAVAYNSDEERYRSYRDYGDRGYERHRERSSREKEERHRERRHREKEEGRHKSSRSSSRRRHDSEEGDSHRRHKHKKSKRSKEGKEPSEERSADQENQEAME; from the exons AGCAGCCATCAG TGCGACCTCTGCTCCTCCTGTTACCGAGGAGGTCACTGCGACCACAGACAACACCACTACCACCATCACCACCACTACTGGAAATGGTGTGACCAGTCAGGTAACATATAAAACTACt GAGGAAGCACCTGGAGAAGATGAAGACAGTGAGAGCGATagtgatgatgacgatgatgatgttCGCGTCACCATTGGCGATATAAAAACAGGAGCGCCACAGTACGC GGCATATGGGGGAACTCCAGTGAATCTAAACATAAAGTCAGCTGGCAGCAGAGCATATGGGGCAG GTTCTAAAGTGAAGGGCATAGACCTCGAAGCTCCAGGCAGCATCAATGGAGTTCCAGTCCTGGAAGTGGACATGGAGTCCTTTGAGGAGAAACCATGGAGGAAGCCAG GTGCGGACTTGTCTGACTATTTTAACTATGGTTTTAATGAGGACACGTGGAAAGCATATTGTGAAAAGCAGAAGAGGTTACGCATGGGCCTTGACATCCTCAACATTGGATCCACCACCAGCAAGATCTCA GTTCAGCAGGGTCGCACAGGTAACAGTGAGAAGGAGATCACAGTTGCAGCTCATGCAGCTAAAGCagacttttcctctccatctaaCCTGTATAAAGCAGGTCTCAACCCAGCGAG GATATCCCCTCCACACTGGGCAGGGCCTGCCTCTCAAGAAATGTCCTATTATAC GAAGGTGCCCGGGACCATAGATGTGATTGGCGGACAGACTGCCACCATTAGCAGGGTGGAAGGACGACGTCGCCACAATCTGGAGGGGAATAACATCCAG GTGATTTCGGAACATCCCAGCTCTGAGGCTGAACCCGCCAAGATGCCTCCTCCTTTCTTTCCCCCGGGACCACTGCCTCCAAACATGCCACCTCCTCCATTCCTCCCTCCTCCTGTCAGTCAGGCTCCACCTCTGATCCCACCTCCAC GGATGCCCATCACCGTTCCTCCACCCA ATTTTCCTCTTCCTACTGGAGGACCTCCTCCTTCCCTTATCCCTACTATGGACAA CAGTGGGCACCCAGGAGGATATGATGGACGTCCTGTTGCTCCATTCCCCTTTCCTACAG GTGGGTTTCCTCCACCCATGCAAGGAGCCGTTAACCCCTGGCCTGGTTTGATGGACAACCCAAAGCAATGGGACTACTACCCTcggcgagagaaagagagggaaaaagagcgcgagagagagaggccAAGGGAAAGGGTCCATGAGAGAGACCATAGTCCCTCTGCTGTGGCTTATAACAG TGACGAAGAACGGTATCGTTCTTACCGTGATTACGGAGACAGAGGGTATGAGAGGCATCGGGAGCGATCGAGCCGTGAGAAGGAGGAGCGTCACAGGGAGAGGAGACATCGAGAGAAAGAGGAAGGGAGGCACAAGTCATCACGGAG TAGTAGCAGACGGAGACATGACAGCGAGGAGGGTGACAGTCACCGGCGCCACAAGCACAAGAAGTCCAAGAGGAGCAAAGAGGGCAAGGAGCCCAGCGAGGAGCGTTCTGCTGACCAGGAGAACCAGGAGGCCATGGAGTAA
- the fip1l1b gene encoding pre-mRNA 3'-end-processing factor FIP1 isoform X3, whose amino-acid sequence MSAEEADKTTTTDASAGDEEEEWLYGDEGESKETEEEEAKLTAAISATSAPPVTEEVTATTDNTTTTITTTTGNGVTSQVTYKTTEEAPGEDEDSESDSDDDDDDVRVTIGDIKTGAPQYAAYGGTPVNLNIKSAGSRAYGAGSKVKGIDLEAPGSINGVPVLEVDMESFEEKPWRKPGADLSDYFNYGFNEDTWKAYCEKQKRLRMGLDILNIGSTTSKISVQQGRTGNSEKEITVAAHAAKADFSSPSNLYKAGLNPARISPPHWAGPASQEMSYYTKVPGTIDVIGGQTATISRVEGRRRHNLEGNNIQVISEHPSSEAEPAKMPPPFFPPGPLPPNMPPPPFLPPPVSQAPPLIPPPRMPITVPPPNFPLPTGGPPPSLIPTMDNSGHPGGYDGRPVAPFPFPTGGFPPPMQGAVNPWPGLMDNPKQWDYYPRREKEREKERERERPRERVHERDHSPSAVAYNSDEERYRSYRDYGDRGYERHRERSSREKEERHRERRHREKEEGRHKSSRSSRRRHDSEEGDSHRRHKHKKSKRSKEGKEPSEERSADQENQEAME is encoded by the exons AGCAGCCATCAG TGCGACCTCTGCTCCTCCTGTTACCGAGGAGGTCACTGCGACCACAGACAACACCACTACCACCATCACCACCACTACTGGAAATGGTGTGACCAGTCAGGTAACATATAAAACTACt GAGGAAGCACCTGGAGAAGATGAAGACAGTGAGAGCGATagtgatgatgacgatgatgatgttCGCGTCACCATTGGCGATATAAAAACAGGAGCGCCACAGTACGC GGCATATGGGGGAACTCCAGTGAATCTAAACATAAAGTCAGCTGGCAGCAGAGCATATGGGGCAG GTTCTAAAGTGAAGGGCATAGACCTCGAAGCTCCAGGCAGCATCAATGGAGTTCCAGTCCTGGAAGTGGACATGGAGTCCTTTGAGGAGAAACCATGGAGGAAGCCAG GTGCGGACTTGTCTGACTATTTTAACTATGGTTTTAATGAGGACACGTGGAAAGCATATTGTGAAAAGCAGAAGAGGTTACGCATGGGCCTTGACATCCTCAACATTGGATCCACCACCAGCAAGATCTCA GTTCAGCAGGGTCGCACAGGTAACAGTGAGAAGGAGATCACAGTTGCAGCTCATGCAGCTAAAGCagacttttcctctccatctaaCCTGTATAAAGCAGGTCTCAACCCAGCGAG GATATCCCCTCCACACTGGGCAGGGCCTGCCTCTCAAGAAATGTCCTATTATAC GAAGGTGCCCGGGACCATAGATGTGATTGGCGGACAGACTGCCACCATTAGCAGGGTGGAAGGACGACGTCGCCACAATCTGGAGGGGAATAACATCCAG GTGATTTCGGAACATCCCAGCTCTGAGGCTGAACCCGCCAAGATGCCTCCTCCTTTCTTTCCCCCGGGACCACTGCCTCCAAACATGCCACCTCCTCCATTCCTCCCTCCTCCTGTCAGTCAGGCTCCACCTCTGATCCCACCTCCAC GGATGCCCATCACCGTTCCTCCACCCA ATTTTCCTCTTCCTACTGGAGGACCTCCTCCTTCCCTTATCCCTACTATGGACAA CAGTGGGCACCCAGGAGGATATGATGGACGTCCTGTTGCTCCATTCCCCTTTCCTACAG GTGGGTTTCCTCCACCCATGCAAGGAGCCGTTAACCCCTGGCCTGGTTTGATGGACAACCCAAAGCAATGGGACTACTACCCTcggcgagagaaagagagggaaaaagagcgcgagagagagaggccAAGGGAAAGGGTCCATGAGAGAGACCATAGTCCCTCTGCTGTGGCTTATAACAG TGACGAAGAACGGTATCGTTCTTACCGTGATTACGGAGACAGAGGGTATGAGAGGCATCGGGAGCGATCGAGCCGTGAGAAGGAGGAGCGTCACAGGGAGAGGAGACATCGAGAGAAAGAGGAAGGGAGGCACAAGTCATCACGGAG TAGCAGACGGAGACATGACAGCGAGGAGGGTGACAGTCACCGGCGCCACAAGCACAAGAAGTCCAAGAGGAGCAAAGAGGGCAAGGAGCCCAGCGAGGAGCGTTCTGCTGACCAGGAGAACCAGGAGGCCATGGAGTAA
- the fip1l1b gene encoding pre-mRNA 3'-end-processing factor FIP1 isoform X2 produces MSAEEADKTTTTDASAGDEEEEWLYGDEGESKETEEEEAKLTAAISATSAPPVTEEVTATTDNTTTTITTTTGNGVTSQVTYKTTEEAPGEDEDSESDSDDDDDDVRVTIGDIKTGAPQYAAYGGTPVNLNIKSAGSRAYGAGSKVKGIDLEAPGSINGVPVLEVDMESFEEKPWRKPGADLSDYFNYGFNEDTWKAYCEKQKRLRMGLDILNIGSTTSKISVQQGRTGNSEKEITVAAHAAKADFSSPSNLYKAGLNPARISPPHWAGPASQEMSYYTKVPGTIDVIGGQTATISRVEGRRRHNLEGNNIQVISEHPSSEAEPAKMPPPFFPPGPLPPNMPPPPFLPPPVSQAPPLIPPPRMPITVPPPNFPLPTGGPPPSLIPTMDNGHPGGYDGRPVAPFPFPTGGFPPPMQGAVNPWPGLMDNPKQWDYYPRREKEREKERERERPRERVHERDHSPSAVAYNSDEERYRSYRDYGDRGYERHRERSSREKEERHRERRHREKEEGRHKSSRSSSRRRHDSEEGDSHRRHKHKKSKRSKEGKEPSEERSADQENQEAME; encoded by the exons AGCAGCCATCAG TGCGACCTCTGCTCCTCCTGTTACCGAGGAGGTCACTGCGACCACAGACAACACCACTACCACCATCACCACCACTACTGGAAATGGTGTGACCAGTCAGGTAACATATAAAACTACt GAGGAAGCACCTGGAGAAGATGAAGACAGTGAGAGCGATagtgatgatgacgatgatgatgttCGCGTCACCATTGGCGATATAAAAACAGGAGCGCCACAGTACGC GGCATATGGGGGAACTCCAGTGAATCTAAACATAAAGTCAGCTGGCAGCAGAGCATATGGGGCAG GTTCTAAAGTGAAGGGCATAGACCTCGAAGCTCCAGGCAGCATCAATGGAGTTCCAGTCCTGGAAGTGGACATGGAGTCCTTTGAGGAGAAACCATGGAGGAAGCCAG GTGCGGACTTGTCTGACTATTTTAACTATGGTTTTAATGAGGACACGTGGAAAGCATATTGTGAAAAGCAGAAGAGGTTACGCATGGGCCTTGACATCCTCAACATTGGATCCACCACCAGCAAGATCTCA GTTCAGCAGGGTCGCACAGGTAACAGTGAGAAGGAGATCACAGTTGCAGCTCATGCAGCTAAAGCagacttttcctctccatctaaCCTGTATAAAGCAGGTCTCAACCCAGCGAG GATATCCCCTCCACACTGGGCAGGGCCTGCCTCTCAAGAAATGTCCTATTATAC GAAGGTGCCCGGGACCATAGATGTGATTGGCGGACAGACTGCCACCATTAGCAGGGTGGAAGGACGACGTCGCCACAATCTGGAGGGGAATAACATCCAG GTGATTTCGGAACATCCCAGCTCTGAGGCTGAACCCGCCAAGATGCCTCCTCCTTTCTTTCCCCCGGGACCACTGCCTCCAAACATGCCACCTCCTCCATTCCTCCCTCCTCCTGTCAGTCAGGCTCCACCTCTGATCCCACCTCCAC GGATGCCCATCACCGTTCCTCCACCCA ATTTTCCTCTTCCTACTGGAGGACCTCCTCCTTCCCTTATCCCTACTATGGACAA TGGGCACCCAGGAGGATATGATGGACGTCCTGTTGCTCCATTCCCCTTTCCTACAG GTGGGTTTCCTCCACCCATGCAAGGAGCCGTTAACCCCTGGCCTGGTTTGATGGACAACCCAAAGCAATGGGACTACTACCCTcggcgagagaaagagagggaaaaagagcgcgagagagagaggccAAGGGAAAGGGTCCATGAGAGAGACCATAGTCCCTCTGCTGTGGCTTATAACAG TGACGAAGAACGGTATCGTTCTTACCGTGATTACGGAGACAGAGGGTATGAGAGGCATCGGGAGCGATCGAGCCGTGAGAAGGAGGAGCGTCACAGGGAGAGGAGACATCGAGAGAAAGAGGAAGGGAGGCACAAGTCATCACGGAG TAGTAGCAGACGGAGACATGACAGCGAGGAGGGTGACAGTCACCGGCGCCACAAGCACAAGAAGTCCAAGAGGAGCAAAGAGGGCAAGGAGCCCAGCGAGGAGCGTTCTGCTGACCAGGAGAACCAGGAGGCCATGGAGTAA
- the fip1l1b gene encoding pre-mRNA 3'-end-processing factor FIP1 isoform X4: MSAEEADKTTTTDASAGDEEEEWLYGDEGESKETEEEEAKLTAAISATSAPPVTEEVTATTDNTTTTITTTTGNGVTSQEEAPGEDEDSESDSDDDDDDVRVTIGDIKTGAPQYAAYGGTPVNLNIKSAGSRAYGAGSKVKGIDLEAPGSINGVPVLEVDMESFEEKPWRKPGADLSDYFNYGFNEDTWKAYCEKQKRLRMGLDILNIGSTTSKISVQQGRTGNSEKEITVAAHAAKADFSSPSNLYKAGLNPARISPPHWAGPASQEMSYYTKVPGTIDVIGGQTATISRVEGRRRHNLEGNNIQVISEHPSSEAEPAKMPPPFFPPGPLPPNMPPPPFLPPPVSQAPPLIPPPRMPITVPPPNFPLPTGGPPPSLIPTMDNSGHPGGYDGRPVAPFPFPTGGFPPPMQGAVNPWPGLMDNPKQWDYYPRREKEREKERERERPRERVHERDHSPSAVAYNSDEERYRSYRDYGDRGYERHRERSSREKEERHRERRHREKEEGRHKSSRSSSRRRHDSEEGDSHRRHKHKKSKRSKEGKEPSEERSADQENQEAME, translated from the exons AGCAGCCATCAG TGCGACCTCTGCTCCTCCTGTTACCGAGGAGGTCACTGCGACCACAGACAACACCACTACCACCATCACCACCACTACTGGAAATGGTGTGACCAGTCAG GAGGAAGCACCTGGAGAAGATGAAGACAGTGAGAGCGATagtgatgatgacgatgatgatgttCGCGTCACCATTGGCGATATAAAAACAGGAGCGCCACAGTACGC GGCATATGGGGGAACTCCAGTGAATCTAAACATAAAGTCAGCTGGCAGCAGAGCATATGGGGCAG GTTCTAAAGTGAAGGGCATAGACCTCGAAGCTCCAGGCAGCATCAATGGAGTTCCAGTCCTGGAAGTGGACATGGAGTCCTTTGAGGAGAAACCATGGAGGAAGCCAG GTGCGGACTTGTCTGACTATTTTAACTATGGTTTTAATGAGGACACGTGGAAAGCATATTGTGAAAAGCAGAAGAGGTTACGCATGGGCCTTGACATCCTCAACATTGGATCCACCACCAGCAAGATCTCA GTTCAGCAGGGTCGCACAGGTAACAGTGAGAAGGAGATCACAGTTGCAGCTCATGCAGCTAAAGCagacttttcctctccatctaaCCTGTATAAAGCAGGTCTCAACCCAGCGAG GATATCCCCTCCACACTGGGCAGGGCCTGCCTCTCAAGAAATGTCCTATTATAC GAAGGTGCCCGGGACCATAGATGTGATTGGCGGACAGACTGCCACCATTAGCAGGGTGGAAGGACGACGTCGCCACAATCTGGAGGGGAATAACATCCAG GTGATTTCGGAACATCCCAGCTCTGAGGCTGAACCCGCCAAGATGCCTCCTCCTTTCTTTCCCCCGGGACCACTGCCTCCAAACATGCCACCTCCTCCATTCCTCCCTCCTCCTGTCAGTCAGGCTCCACCTCTGATCCCACCTCCAC GGATGCCCATCACCGTTCCTCCACCCA ATTTTCCTCTTCCTACTGGAGGACCTCCTCCTTCCCTTATCCCTACTATGGACAA CAGTGGGCACCCAGGAGGATATGATGGACGTCCTGTTGCTCCATTCCCCTTTCCTACAG GTGGGTTTCCTCCACCCATGCAAGGAGCCGTTAACCCCTGGCCTGGTTTGATGGACAACCCAAAGCAATGGGACTACTACCCTcggcgagagaaagagagggaaaaagagcgcgagagagagaggccAAGGGAAAGGGTCCATGAGAGAGACCATAGTCCCTCTGCTGTGGCTTATAACAG TGACGAAGAACGGTATCGTTCTTACCGTGATTACGGAGACAGAGGGTATGAGAGGCATCGGGAGCGATCGAGCCGTGAGAAGGAGGAGCGTCACAGGGAGAGGAGACATCGAGAGAAAGAGGAAGGGAGGCACAAGTCATCACGGAG TAGTAGCAGACGGAGACATGACAGCGAGGAGGGTGACAGTCACCGGCGCCACAAGCACAAGAAGTCCAAGAGGAGCAAAGAGGGCAAGGAGCCCAGCGAGGAGCGTTCTGCTGACCAGGAGAACCAGGAGGCCATGGAGTAA
- the fip1l1b gene encoding pre-mRNA 3'-end-processing factor FIP1 isoform X5 gives MSAEEADKTTTTDASAGDEEEEWLYGDEGESKETEEEEAKLTAAISATSAPPVTEEVTATTDNTTTTITTTTGNGVTSQVTYKTTEEAPGEDEDSESDSDDDDDDVRVTIGDIKTGAPQYAAYGGTPVNLNIKSAGSRAYGAGSKVKGIDLEAPGSINGVPVLEVDMESFEEKPWRKPGADLSDYFNYGFNEDTWKAYCEKQKRLRMGLDILNIGSTTSKISVQQGRTGNSEKEITVAAHAAKADFSSPSNLYKAGLNPARKVPGTIDVIGGQTATISRVEGRRRHNLEGNNIQVISEHPSSEAEPAKMPPPFFPPGPLPPNMPPPPFLPPPVSQAPPLIPPPRMPITVPPPNFPLPTGGPPPSLIPTMDNSGHPGGYDGRPVAPFPFPTGGFPPPMQGAVNPWPGLMDNPKQWDYYPRREKEREKERERERPRERVHERDHSPSAVAYNSDEERYRSYRDYGDRGYERHRERSSREKEERHRERRHREKEEGRHKSSRSSSRRRHDSEEGDSHRRHKHKKSKRSKEGKEPSEERSADQENQEAME, from the exons AGCAGCCATCAG TGCGACCTCTGCTCCTCCTGTTACCGAGGAGGTCACTGCGACCACAGACAACACCACTACCACCATCACCACCACTACTGGAAATGGTGTGACCAGTCAGGTAACATATAAAACTACt GAGGAAGCACCTGGAGAAGATGAAGACAGTGAGAGCGATagtgatgatgacgatgatgatgttCGCGTCACCATTGGCGATATAAAAACAGGAGCGCCACAGTACGC GGCATATGGGGGAACTCCAGTGAATCTAAACATAAAGTCAGCTGGCAGCAGAGCATATGGGGCAG GTTCTAAAGTGAAGGGCATAGACCTCGAAGCTCCAGGCAGCATCAATGGAGTTCCAGTCCTGGAAGTGGACATGGAGTCCTTTGAGGAGAAACCATGGAGGAAGCCAG GTGCGGACTTGTCTGACTATTTTAACTATGGTTTTAATGAGGACACGTGGAAAGCATATTGTGAAAAGCAGAAGAGGTTACGCATGGGCCTTGACATCCTCAACATTGGATCCACCACCAGCAAGATCTCA GTTCAGCAGGGTCGCACAGGTAACAGTGAGAAGGAGATCACAGTTGCAGCTCATGCAGCTAAAGCagacttttcctctccatctaaCCTGTATAAAGCAGGTCTCAACCCAGCGAG GAAGGTGCCCGGGACCATAGATGTGATTGGCGGACAGACTGCCACCATTAGCAGGGTGGAAGGACGACGTCGCCACAATCTGGAGGGGAATAACATCCAG GTGATTTCGGAACATCCCAGCTCTGAGGCTGAACCCGCCAAGATGCCTCCTCCTTTCTTTCCCCCGGGACCACTGCCTCCAAACATGCCACCTCCTCCATTCCTCCCTCCTCCTGTCAGTCAGGCTCCACCTCTGATCCCACCTCCAC GGATGCCCATCACCGTTCCTCCACCCA ATTTTCCTCTTCCTACTGGAGGACCTCCTCCTTCCCTTATCCCTACTATGGACAA CAGTGGGCACCCAGGAGGATATGATGGACGTCCTGTTGCTCCATTCCCCTTTCCTACAG GTGGGTTTCCTCCACCCATGCAAGGAGCCGTTAACCCCTGGCCTGGTTTGATGGACAACCCAAAGCAATGGGACTACTACCCTcggcgagagaaagagagggaaaaagagcgcgagagagagaggccAAGGGAAAGGGTCCATGAGAGAGACCATAGTCCCTCTGCTGTGGCTTATAACAG TGACGAAGAACGGTATCGTTCTTACCGTGATTACGGAGACAGAGGGTATGAGAGGCATCGGGAGCGATCGAGCCGTGAGAAGGAGGAGCGTCACAGGGAGAGGAGACATCGAGAGAAAGAGGAAGGGAGGCACAAGTCATCACGGAG TAGTAGCAGACGGAGACATGACAGCGAGGAGGGTGACAGTCACCGGCGCCACAAGCACAAGAAGTCCAAGAGGAGCAAAGAGGGCAAGGAGCCCAGCGAGGAGCGTTCTGCTGACCAGGAGAACCAGGAGGCCATGGAGTAA
- the chic2 gene encoding cysteine-rich hydrophobic domain-containing protein 2, which produces MMEDFDEIYEEEEEEEEDEDRAAEEQLLKYAPDPVVVRGSGHVTVFGLSNKFESEFPSALTGKVAPEEFKASINRVNSCVRKALPVNVRWLLCGCLCCCCTLGFSLWPVICLSKRTRRSIEKLLEWENSRLYHKLCLHWRLSKRKCDTNNMMEYVILIEFLPKIPIFRPD; this is translated from the exons ATGATGGAGGACTTTGATGAGATttatgaggaggaggaagaggaagaagaggacgAGGACAGGGCCGCGGAGGAACAGCTGCTCAAATACGCTCCGGACCCGGTGGTAGTGCGCGGATCCGGGCACGTCACTGT GTTTGGACTGAGCAATAAATTTGAGTCTGAATTTCCCTCAGCCCTTACAGGAAAG GTCGCACCCGAGGAGTTTAAAGCCAGCATAAACCGTGTCAACAGCTGTGTGAGGAAGGCTCTCCCAGTGAACGTGCGCTGGCTGCTGTGTGGCTGTCTGTGCTGTTGCTGTACTCTGGGCTTTAGTCTGTGGCCGGTCATCTGTCTGAGCAAGAGG ACACGCAGATCCATAGAGAAGTTACTGGAGTGGGAAAACAGCAGATTGTATCACAAG TTGTGTTTGCATTGGAGGCTCAGCAAAAGGAAGTGTGACACGAACAACATGATGGAATAT GTAATCCTAATAGAGTTTCTACCCAAAATTCCCATCTTCAGGCCGGATTAG